A window of Silurus meridionalis isolate SWU-2019-XX chromosome 4, ASM1480568v1, whole genome shotgun sequence contains these coding sequences:
- the tcea3 gene encoding transcription elongation factor A protein 3 isoform X6, translating into MNKCGTTGKNWTKYFACKYFLTFGNFVQEGALDLLRELQKFDMTLKLLQDTRIGMSVNGIRKHCSDEDVVSLAKILIKNWKRLLESSHSQKAERPNEIKNGSTANTQSPSGPSPDAESRREAPDPHSLPQLLHLHHSLPAHIHKHQPEVKRDRRVTPETLTSQHSQSHHSSSNKRPSLEVPKERKKTSDPNAPLPPLPLHLHPPAQKQCALEMKKLRKQPVNPDASLPALPLHLHPSTLTKRPPLDMQKEKEKEAKDKERKDMPAPKRSAQQLISEHQKHSRDLGESKPAKRLSTDMKKERMDSSSFSQQPLKKPINDTKKERKDSTDSKSIQRQQSSDSKPQRRDSVNPKSGSSPLPKKLSEERREAHVPKLTLPGAIQRKVSTDSNDERKSKPETPKTPSTPTTPLSPSFSPAGGPLSPHLLTGDSVRDKCIEMLSAALRTDDDYKYYGANCDAMAAEIEDHIYQEIKAKDMKYKNRVRSRISNLKDPKNPNLRKNVLGGAIELSRIASMSAEEMASDELKQLRNILTQEAIREHQMAKTSGTTTDLLQCGKCKKKNCTYNQVQTRSADEPMTTFVLCNECGNRWKFC; encoded by the exons ATGAACAAATGTGGAACTACAGGCAAAAACTGGACTAAGTATTTTGCTTGCAAGTATTTTTTGACTTTTGGAAACTTTGTGCAG gAAGGCGCTCTTGACCTGTTGAGAGAATTGCAAAAATTTGATATGACCCTAAAGTTGCTTCAG GACACAAGAATTGGTATGTCTGTCAATGGAATAAGAAAACACTGCAGTGATGAAGATGTCGTCTCCCTTGCGAAGATCCTGATCAAAAACTGGAAGAGGCTATTAG AATCGAGCCATTCCCAGAAGGCTGAAAGACCAAACGAGATCAAAAATGGGAGCACGGCCAATACACAGTCACCCAGTGGACCTTCTCCAGATGCAGAGTCAAG GAGAGAGGCTCCCGATCCCCACAGTCTTCCTCAacttcttcaccttcaccatTCTCTTCCTGCTCATATTCATAAACACCAGCCTGAGGTGAAGAGAGACAG GAGAGTCACACCAGAAACTTTGACCTCTCAACATTCTCAGTCTCATCATTCCTCTTCTAATAAAAGGCCATCTCTAGAAGTTCCTAAAGAGAG AAAAAAGACTTCAGATCCAAATGCCCCACTGCCTCCTTTACCTCTTCATCTGCATCCTCCTGCTCAGAAACAGTGTGCTTTAGAGATGAAGAAACTGAG gAAACAGCCTGTGAATCCTGATGCTTCTCTTCCTGCTCTTCCTCTCCACCTTCATCCCTCTACTCTTACAAAGCGTCCTCCCTTAGACatgcagaaagagaaagaaaaagaagccaAAGACAAAGAAAG AAAAGACATGCCAGCACCAAAACGAAGTGCACAACAGCTGATATCTGAACATCAGAAACACAG CAGAGATCTGGGGGAGAGTAAACCAGCCAAAAGACTGTCTACAGACATGAAGAAAGAAAG aatggATTCGTCAAGTTTTAGTCAACAACCTCTGAAAAAGCCGATTAAcgacacaaagaaagaaag aaAAGACTCCACCGATTCTAAGTCTATCCAGAGGCAGCAATCAAGTGACTCTAAACCTCAGAG aaGGGACTCAGTTAACCCAAAGTCAGGAAGCTCACCCCTGCCTAAGAAGCTCTCTGAGGAAAG GAGAGAAGCTCATGTTCCTAAGTTGACTCTACCAGGAGCCATACAGAGAAAGGTGTCCACAGACAGTAATGATGAACG AAAAAGTAAACCTGAGACTCCAAAGACACCAAGCACCCCTACCACCCCTCTGTCCCCTTCATTTAGCCCTGCTGGTGGTCCTCTGTCCCCTCACCTGCTTACTGGGGACTCCGTTAGGGACAAGTGCATCGAAATGCTGTCAGCTGCACTACGCACAGATG atgACTACAAATATTATGGAGCAAACTGTGATGCCATGGCAGCTGAAATTGAAGATC ATATCTACCAGGAGATTAAAGCCAAagatatgaaatataaaaacagagTGCGTAGCCGCATCAGCAACCTGAAAGATCCGAAGAATCCAAATTTACGCAAAAATGTCCTGGGAGGCGCTATTGAGCTGAGTCGCATAGCCTCCATGTCTGCTGAG GAAATGGCCAGTGATGAGCTGAAGCAGCTGAGGAACATTCTGACTCAAGAAGCCATCCGCGAGCACCAGATGGCCAAAACCTCAGGCACGACTACTGACCTGCTGCAGTGTGGCAAATGCAAGAAAAAGAATTGCACATACAACCAG GTGCAAACTCGGAGTGCTGATGAGCCGATGACCACATTCGTATTGTGCAATGAGTGTGGAAACCGCTGGAAG tttTGCTGA
- the tcea3 gene encoding transcription elongation factor A protein 3 isoform X7, with protein MNKCGTTGKNWTKYFACKYFLTFGNFVQEGALDLLRELQKFDMTLKLLQDTRIGMSVNGIRKHCSDEDVVSLAKILIKNWKRLLESSHSQKAERPNEIKNGSTANTQSPSGPSPDAESSPKSSLNSPKKPVDKHRKVKNDAVFKKERHVSDHKKEKADSNHTKERERMNVMDSSVSSSASPLHHHKCSSLEVKKDRKQPVNPDASLPALPLHLHPSTLTKRPPLDMQKEKEKEAKDKERKDMPAPKRSAQQLISEHQKHSRDLGESKPAKRLSTDMKKERMDSSSFSQQPLKKPINDTKKERKDSTDSKSIQRQQSSDSKPQRRDSVNPKSGSSPLPKKLSEERREAHVPKLTLPGAIQRKVSTDSNDERKSKPETPKTPSTPTTPLSPSFSPAGGPLSPHLLTGDSVRDKCIEMLSAALRTDDDYKYYGANCDAMAAEIEDHIYQEIKAKDMKYKNRVRSRISNLKDPKNPNLRKNVLGGAIELSRIASMSAEEMASDELKQLRNILTQEAIREHQMAKTSGTTTDLLQCGKCKKKNCTYNQVQTRSADEPMTTFVLCNECGNRWKFC; from the exons ATGAACAAATGTGGAACTACAGGCAAAAACTGGACTAAGTATTTTGCTTGCAAGTATTTTTTGACTTTTGGAAACTTTGTGCAG gAAGGCGCTCTTGACCTGTTGAGAGAATTGCAAAAATTTGATATGACCCTAAAGTTGCTTCAG GACACAAGAATTGGTATGTCTGTCAATGGAATAAGAAAACACTGCAGTGATGAAGATGTCGTCTCCCTTGCGAAGATCCTGATCAAAAACTGGAAGAGGCTATTAG AATCGAGCCATTCCCAGAAGGCTGAAAGACCAAACGAGATCAAAAATGGGAGCACGGCCAATACACAGTCACCCAGTGGACCTTCTCCAGATGCAGAGTCAAG TCCGAAATCTAGTTTAAACTCTCCCAAGAAACCTGTTGATAAGCACAGAAAGGTGAAAAATGATGCAgtgtttaagaaagaaagacatgtaAGTGACcacaaaaaggaaaaagctGACAGTAATCACACAAAGGAGAGGGAGAG GATGAATGTTATGGATTCAAGTGTATCTTCCTCTGCTTCACCACTCCATCATCACAAGTGCTCATCTTTGGAAGTGAAGAAAGACAG gAAACAGCCTGTGAATCCTGATGCTTCTCTTCCTGCTCTTCCTCTCCACCTTCATCCCTCTACTCTTACAAAGCGTCCTCCCTTAGACatgcagaaagagaaagaaaaagaagccaAAGACAAAGAAAG AAAAGACATGCCAGCACCAAAACGAAGTGCACAACAGCTGATATCTGAACATCAGAAACACAG CAGAGATCTGGGGGAGAGTAAACCAGCCAAAAGACTGTCTACAGACATGAAGAAAGAAAG aatggATTCGTCAAGTTTTAGTCAACAACCTCTGAAAAAGCCGATTAAcgacacaaagaaagaaag aaAAGACTCCACCGATTCTAAGTCTATCCAGAGGCAGCAATCAAGTGACTCTAAACCTCAGAG aaGGGACTCAGTTAACCCAAAGTCAGGAAGCTCACCCCTGCCTAAGAAGCTCTCTGAGGAAAG GAGAGAAGCTCATGTTCCTAAGTTGACTCTACCAGGAGCCATACAGAGAAAGGTGTCCACAGACAGTAATGATGAACG AAAAAGTAAACCTGAGACTCCAAAGACACCAAGCACCCCTACCACCCCTCTGTCCCCTTCATTTAGCCCTGCTGGTGGTCCTCTGTCCCCTCACCTGCTTACTGGGGACTCCGTTAGGGACAAGTGCATCGAAATGCTGTCAGCTGCACTACGCACAGATG atgACTACAAATATTATGGAGCAAACTGTGATGCCATGGCAGCTGAAATTGAAGATC ATATCTACCAGGAGATTAAAGCCAAagatatgaaatataaaaacagagTGCGTAGCCGCATCAGCAACCTGAAAGATCCGAAGAATCCAAATTTACGCAAAAATGTCCTGGGAGGCGCTATTGAGCTGAGTCGCATAGCCTCCATGTCTGCTGAG GAAATGGCCAGTGATGAGCTGAAGCAGCTGAGGAACATTCTGACTCAAGAAGCCATCCGCGAGCACCAGATGGCCAAAACCTCAGGCACGACTACTGACCTGCTGCAGTGTGGCAAATGCAAGAAAAAGAATTGCACATACAACCAG GTGCAAACTCGGAGTGCTGATGAGCCGATGACCACATTCGTATTGTGCAATGAGTGTGGAAACCGCTGGAAG tttTGCTGA